A single Vigna radiata var. radiata cultivar VC1973A chromosome 8, Vradiata_ver6, whole genome shotgun sequence DNA region contains:
- the LOC106772033 gene encoding conserved oligomeric Golgi complex subunit 1: protein MRVSSPSAATPSPHGDDHRISNLGSRDAESLFRTKPIAEIRKTEAATRRQIEDKKEELRQLVGNRYRDLIDSADSIVRMKASCNGISSNITAVHGRIRSLSLSQSQSQAKLHSQSRAWTYGAACRVKYLADTPENIWGCLDEGMFLEAASRYVRAKNVHHHLFVDSDDQKKKFLSNFAMLQHQWQIVESFRAQISQRSRDRLLDRGLAIAAYSDALAAVAVIDELEPKQVLGLFLESRKSWILQVLGNAGPGDASSLVVSVLCDVLGIIQVTVGQVGELFLQVLNDMPLFYKVILGSPPASQLFGGIPNPDEEVRLWKSFRDRLESIMVMLDKRYIADTCFAWLRECVSKISGRNLIDVIGSGQDLASAEKSIRETMESKQVLQGSLEWLKSVFGSEIELPWSRIRELVLEDDSDLWDEIFESAFLGRMKAIIDLRFRELTGAVDVVNSISAVGELFTKLDDVQVYLSRPSTAGGVWFLESNARKTGVASGFKVHPEESEFHSCLNAYFGPEVSRIRDAVDVSCQSILEDLLSFIESPKASQRLKDLAPYLQSKCYECVSSILMTLKKELDSLYAPAGNSESPSAVTVEKSLFIGRILFSFQNHSKHIPLILGSPRYWAGGSASAVAKLPSLVKQSRFGSDSTICDSPGKQASLGSKRQNSFSISALLGVREGASPELEELNKTIGDLSIRAYNLWILWLSDELCATVSRDLKQDDALSLSTPWRGWEDIIIKQDQSEENQSEMKISLPSMPSLYIISFLFRACDEVHRVGGHVLDKKILHKLASRLLEKVIGIFEEFLSTEESGVHQVSEKGVLQVLLDVKFATDILSGGDLNVVGVPSSQPKAKIPVRRKQDQSSATSAIKERSDQLLTRLSQKLDPIDWLTYEPYLWENERQSYLRHAVLFGFFVQLNRMYTDTVQKLPTNSESNILRCSTVPRFKYLPISAPALSSRGTKKTFTPSSNEISSRSSWNSITNGELSQKINLDDSSSLGVAAPLLKSFMQVGSRFGESTFKLGSILTDGQVGIFKDRSAAAMSSFGDILPAHAAGLLSSFTAPRSDS from the exons ATGCGAGTCTCGTCCCCCTCCGCGGCAACGCCGTCGCCCCATGGCGACGACCACCGCATCTCCAACCTCGGCAGCCGCGACGCCGAGTCCCTGTTCCGCACCAAGCCAATTGCTGAGATCCGGAAGACTGAGGCGGCGACGCGGAGGCAGATCGAGGACAAGAAAGAGGAGCTCAGGCAACTGGTCGGCAATAGGTACCGCGACCTGATCGACTCCGCCGACTCCATCGTCCGCATGAAGGCCTCCTGCAACGGCATCTCCAGCAACATCACCGCCGTGCACGGTCGCATCcgctccctctccctctcccaGTCCCAGTCCCAAGCCAAGCTCCATTCCCAGTCCCGTGCCTGGACCTACGGCGCCGCGTGCCGCGTTAAGTACCTCGCCGACACGCCCGAGAACATCTGGGGCTGCCTCGATGAAGGGATGTTTCTGGAGGCCGCGTCGCGCTATGTGCGTGCCAAAAACGTGCACCATCACTTGTTCGTCGATTCTGATGACCAGAAGAAGAAGTTCCTCTCCAATTTCGCCATGCTCCAACACCAGTGGCAGATCGTTGAGAGCTTCAGGGCGCAGATCTCCCAGCGCAGCCGCGATCGGTTGCTCGATCGCGGCCTCGCCATTGCCGCTTACTCCGACGCACTTGCCGCTGTCGCCGTCATTGACGAGCTCGAGCCTAAGCAG GTATTAGGATTGTTTTTGGAATCGAGGAAGTCGTGGATATTGCAAGTTTTGGGGAATGCTGGTCCTGGTGATGCTTCCTCCTTGGTGGTTTCGGTATTGTGCGATGTGTTGGGTATAATTCAGGTTACTGTGGGTCAGGTGGGTGAGTTGTTTTTGCAGGTTTTGAATGATATGCCCCTTTTTTACAAAGTCATACTGGGATCTCCTCCGGCATCTCAGTTGTTTGGTGGGATTCCCAATCCTGACGAGGAAGTTAGGCTCTGGAAGTCATTCAGAGATAGACTGGAATCGATCATGGTGATGCTTGATAAGCGTTACATTGCTGATACCTGTTTTGCTTGGTTGAGAGAGTGCGTGAGCAAGATAAGTGGAAGAAATTTGATTGATGTCATTGGCAGTGGCCAGGATTTGGCTTCTGCTGAGAAATCAATAAGGGAGACGATGGAAAGCAAGCAAGTTCTTCAGGGGAGTCTAGAATGGCTGAAGAGTGTTTTTGGCTCGGAGATTGAGTTGCCTTGGAGTAGGATTCGGGAACTTGTTTTGGAAGATGATTCAGATCTTTGGGATGAGATATTTGAGTCTGCTTTTCTTGGCAGGATGAAAGCAATTATTGACTTGAGATTTAGGGAACTAACTGGTGCTGTTGACGTGGTAAACTCAATTTCTGCTGTAGGTGAGTTGTTTACCAAGCTGGATGATGTTCAGGTGTACTTGAGCAGACCTTCTACGGCTGGTGGTGTTTGGTTTCTAGAATCGAATGCCAGAAAAACTGGAGTTGCTTCTGGGTTTAAAGTTCATCCTGAAGAGAGTGAATTTCACTCTTGTCTTAATGCTTACTTTGGTCCTGAAGTCAGTCGAATCAGGGATGCAGTTGATGTTTCTTGTCAAAGCATCCTTGAGGATCTTTTAAGTTTCATAGAATCTCCAAAGGCATCTCAAAGACTGAAGGATCTGGCACCATACCTGCAAAGTAAATGTTATGAATGTGTATCTTCAATATTGATGACACTGAAAAAAGAGCTTGATAGTTTATATGCCCCAGCAGGAAATAGTGAATCGCCAAGCGCTGTTACTGTTGAAAAGTCTCTTTTTATTGGACGAATATTGTTTTCATTCCAAAATCATTCTAAACATATACCCCTGATACTTGGTTCTCCCAGATATTGGGCTGGTGGAAGTGCATCTGCAGTTGCAAAATTACCGTCTCTGGTGAAACAATCTCGATTTGGATCTGATTCTACTATCTGTGATAGTCCAGGGAAACAAGCAAGTCTTGGCTCTAAAAGACAAAATTCATTTTCCATATCTGCTTTGCTTGGGGTGAGAGAAGGTGCAAGCCCTGAATTGGAAGAATTGAATAAGACTATAGGAGACCTTAGCATTAGAGCTTACAATTTGTGGATATTATGGCTCTCAGATGAACTTTGTGCCACTGTATCTCGGGATCTTAAACAAGATGATGCTTTATCTTTGAGTACACCCTGGAGG GGATGGGAGGATATCATTATCAAGCAAGATCAATCTGAGGAGAACCAATCGGAGATGAAAATTTCTCTTCCATCTATGCCTTCTCTGTACATCATCTCATTTCTCTTTAGAGCTTGTGATGAAGTTCATAGAGTTGGAGGGCATGTACTTGACAAGAAGATTTTGCATAAACTTGCATCAAGGCTACTGGAAAAG GTAATTGGAATCTTTGAGGAATTCCTCTCCACCGAAGAGAGTGGTGTTCACCAAGTTTCAGAAAAAGGAGTTTTACAGGTCTTGTTAGATGTCAAATTTGCTACTGATATTCTCTCTGGCGGTGATTTAAATGTGGTTGGGGTACCATCTAGTCAGCCAAAAGCAAAGATACCTGTCAGAAGGAAACAAGACCAAAGTTCTGCAACCTCTGCCATTAAAGAACGTTCAGATCAATTGTTAACTCGTCTATCTCAGAAGCTGGATCCCATAGACTGGCTTAC GTATGAACCATACCTCTGGGAGAATGAGAGACAATCATACCTACGACATGCTGTGCTCTTTGGTTTCTTCGTGCAACTTAACCGCATGTACACAGATACTGTTCAGAAATTGCCTACTAATTCAGAATCTAATATTCTGAGGTGTTCTACAGTTCCCCGGTTTAAATACCTCCCCATCAG TGCACCGGCATTGTCCTCTAGAGGGACAAAGAAGACATTTACTCCTTCGTCAAATGAAATCTCTTCAAGGAGCTCATGGAATTCAATAACAAATGGAGAACTTTCTCAGAAGATAAATTTGGATGACAGTTCAAGTCTGGGGGTGGCAGCACCATTACTGAAGTCTTTTATGCAG gttGGAAGCAGGTTCGGCGAGAGTACTTTTAAACTGGGATCCATACTAACTGATGGACAAGTTGGCATTTTTAAAGATAGATCTGCAGCTGCCATGTCCTCGTTTGGAGATATTTTACCTGCTCATGCAGCTGGACTTCTTTCATCTTTTACTGCTCCCAGATCAGATTCATGA
- the LOC106771118 gene encoding uncharacterized protein LOC106771118 gives MLGVLCATRPKPWLFSLVHASPPRLPHASVSLLASPPRRHHSSACKLFGSAGGAGSIWHAIMPRSGDGFRRGVVAVHDLKGEGSWNVAWDTRPARWLHRSDSAWLLFGVCACLAPPGCVDAVTDSDAVAADESCGVLDKELKVDVSADYRVTGVPADGRCLFRAIAHGACLRNGEKAPDENRQRELADELRAKVVDELLKRREETEWFIEGDFDTYVKRIQQPYVWGGEPELLMASHVLKTPISVFMRDTGSVDLVNIAKYGEDYMNDKEENSINVLFHGYGHYDILESV, from the exons ATGCTTGGAGTTCTCTGCGCCACTCGTCCAAAGCCTTGGCTCTTCTCCCTCGTACATGCCTCGCCGCCTCGCCTGCCACACGCTTCTGTCTCCCTCTTAGCCTCGCCGCCTCGCCGCCACCATTCCAGCGCCTGCAAACTCTTCGGTTCGGCTGGCGGCGCTGGCTCCATATGGCACGCTATAATGCCCCGCAGCGGTGACGGCTTCCGCCGCGGCGTTGTGGCCGTGCATGACCTGAAGGGAGAGGGATCGTGGAATGTTGCATGGGACACGCGGCCTGCGCGGTGGCTCCATCGTTCTGATTCCGCGTGGCTCCTCTTTGGAGTCTGTGCTTGCCTCGCGCCGCCGGGTTGCGTGGACGCCGTTACCGATTCCGACGCCGTCGCTGCGGACGAGAGTTGCGGAGTTCTCGATAAGGAACTGAAAGTCGATGTTTCTGCTGATTATAGAGTCACTG GGGTACCTGCTGATGGTCGTTGTCTGTTTAGAGCAATAGCTCATGGGGCTTGCTTGAGAAATGGGGAAAAAGCACCTGATGAGAATCGTCAAAGGGAATTGGCTGATGAATTGAGAGCTAAA GTAGTAGATGAGTTGTTGAAAAGGCGGGAGGAAACAGAATG GTTTATAGAAGGGGATTTCGATACATATGTGAAGAGAATTCAACAGCCTTATGTGTGGGGTGGAGAACCAGAGCTGTTGATGGcttctcatgttttgaa GACACCAATATCAGTTTTCATGAGAGACACGGGCTCGGTTGATTTGGTAAACATAGCAAAATATGGTGAAGACTACATGAATGATAAAGAGGAGAATTCCATAAACGTGCTATTTCATGGATATGGTCACTATGACATACTAGAGTCTGTGTGA
- the LOC106771146 gene encoding trihelix transcription factor PTL: MGDPYGLPEDLRRFIPPRTHMNPSSTHLLEPLCLHHGLSPVAAATTIPPNTYDHNMVGDVFFPRAFTHFSHHHDYSSSSGVNPTNAATAAVSDHAFCSMESAEKGWFGFDSGNNRWPRQETLSLLEIRSRLDCKFRENNQKAPLWNEISRIMAEEFGYQRSGKKCKEKFENLYKYYKKTKEGKASRQDGKHYRFFRQLEAICGDQANTNHASTSDKTHRAGANNGNIQTPTFAINQEHNGDSSNNPKCSESISISNSSEFETSSSENNEEDLSAIAFMMRQSREKQKALLDERQSDHRRLRKSWRAKVEEIVDSHMRKIIETQDAWMERMLSVVEQREQEMSSKEEERKRKESMWFDQQVHEXWAKEKAWVEARDAALIEVVRKHVGIELEALPLDEAMVEEAGNKNKGEGKIESSEFPSEGVDQRSSSRWTEMEISNLIQLRSGFEQRFRENGYLENGLWDEISAKLGCLGFDRSGSECKQIWDEISISLRRTVDECDGGKRRPWYLGLRVTDDDDL; this comes from the exons ATGGGTGACCCATATGGGTTGCCGGAGGATCTCCGGCGTTTTATACCACCCAGAACCCATATGAACCCTTCAAGCACGCACCTGCTTGAGCCACTGTGTCTTCACCATGGTCTCAGTCCGGTTGCTGCTGCCACTACAATTCCACCCAACACCTATGACCACAACATGGTTGGGGACGTTTTCTTCCCTCGTGCCTTCACTCACTTTTCCCATCATCATGACTATTCCTCTTCTTCTGGTGTCAACCCTACCAATGCTGCCACTGCTGCTGTCTCGGATCATGCATTCTGCAGCATGGAGAGTGCAGAGAAAGGGTGGTTTGGTTTTGATTCCGGGAACAACAGGTGGCCAAGACAGGAGACCCTTTCGCTTCTAGAGATCAGATCTCGTCTTGATTGCAAGTTCAGAGAGAATAATCAGAAAGCACCCTTGTGGAATGAGATTTCTAG GATAATGGCTGAGGAATTTGGGTACCAAAGAAGTGGAAAGAAATGCAAAGAGAAGTTTGAGAATTTGTACAAATATTACAAGAAGACGAAGGAAGGTAAAGCCAGTAGACAAGATGGGAAGCACTACAGGTTCTTCAGGCAGCTTGAAGCAATATGTGGAGACCAAGCAAACACAAATCATGCCTCAACTTCAGATAAAACCCATCGTGCTGGTGCAAACAATGGTAACATTCAAACACCTACCTTTGCAATTAACCAAGAACACAATGGGGATTCTAGTAATAACCCCAAGTGCTCAGAAAGCATCAGCATCTCAAACTCATCTGAGTTCGAGACATCCTCGTCTGAAAACAACGAGGAGGATCTTTCAGCCATTGCATTCATGATGAGGCAGTCAAGGGAGAAGCAGAAAGCGTTGTTGGATGAAAGACAAAGTGATCACAGGAGGTTAAGAAAAAGCTGGAGAGCAAAAGTGGAGGAGATTGTGGATTCCCACATGAGGAAGATCATAGAGACGCAAGATGCTTGGATGGAGAGAATGCTGAGCGTTGTTGAACAAAGAGAGCAAGAGATGTCATCCAAGgaggaagaaaggaagaggaaagaGTCAATGTGGTTTGACCAACAGGTGCATGAACNGTGGGCTAAAGAGAAAGCATGGGTTGAAGCAAGAGATGCTGCATTGATAGAGGTTGTGAGGAAACACGTTGGGATAGAACTGGAAGCATTGCCCCTGGATGAAGCTATGGTTGAAGAAGCAGGAAATAAGAACAAGGGAGAAGGAAAGATTGAGAGCAGTGAATTTCCCTCGGAGGGTGTGGATCAAAGAAGTAGCAGTAGGTGGACAGAAATGGAGATTTCAAATTTGATACAGCTAAGGAGTGGTTTTGAGCAACGATTCAGAGAAAATGGGTACTTGGAGAATGGGCTTTGGGATGAAATATCAGCAAAACTGGGTTGTTTGGGATTTGATAGGAGTGGAAGTGAGTGCAAGCAAATATGGGATGAGATCAGCATCTCTCTGAGAAGGACAGTGGATGAGTGTGATGGTGGGAAAAGAAGGCCTTGGTATTTGGGACTTAGGGTGACGGATGATGATGATCTTTGA